A genomic stretch from Mesoplodon densirostris isolate mMesDen1 chromosome 3, mMesDen1 primary haplotype, whole genome shotgun sequence includes:
- the ZCCHC9 gene encoding zinc finger CCHC domain-containing protein 9 — MTRWARVTTTQSKRPFPATSWEDMKKGSFEGKSQNLPKSKQLEADSLSFKNHAPQAKHKKNKKKKEYLNEDVNGFMEYLRQNSQMVCSGEMIAADSQEVREEIAVALKKDSRREGRRLKRQAAKKNVMVCFHCRKPGHGIADCPAALENQEMGTGICYRCGSTEHEITKCKAKVDPAFGEFPFAKCFVCGEMGHLSRSCPDNPKGLYADGGCCRLCGSVEHFKKDCPESQKSDRMVTVGRWAKGMSADYEDILDVPKPQKPKTKIPKVVIF; from the exons ATGACCAGGTGGGCACGAGTTACTACCACACAGAGTAAAAGACCCTTCCCTGCAACATCATGGGAGGACATGAAGAAGGGGTCCTTTGAGGGAAAAAGCCAAAACCTACCAAAGAGTAAACAACTTGAAGCCGATAGTCTGTCCTTTAAAAATCATGCACCCCaagcaaaacacaaaaagaataaaaagaaaaaggagtattTAAATGAAGATGTGAATGGATTCATGGAATATCTAAGGCAAAACTCACAGATGGTTTGCAGTGGGGAGATGATAGCAGCAGACAGTCAGGAAGTCAGGGAAGAAATTGCAGTTGCTTTAAAGAAAGATAGTCGCCGGGAAGGAAGACGATTAAAAAGACAAGcagcaaagaaaaatgtaatg gTATGTTTCCATTGTAGAAAACCTGGCCATGGGATTGCAGATTGCCCAGCTGCCCTTGAGAATCAAGAGATGGGCACTGGAATATGTTACCGGTGTGGATCCACAGAGCATGAAATAACCAAGTGCAAGGCTAAAGTAGACCCAGCTTTTG GTGAATTTCCTTTTGCAAAATGTTTTGTTTGTGGGGAAATGGGACATCTGTCCAGATCTTGTCCTGATAATCCCAAAGGACTCTATGCTGATG GTGGTTGCTGCAGACTTTGTGGCTCTGTAGAACATTTTAAGAAAGACTGCCCCGAAAGTCAGAAATCAG ATCGAATGGTCACGGTTGGTCGCTGGGCAAAGGGAATGAGTGCGGACTATGAAGACATTTTGGATGTGCCTAAACCACAGAAACCCAAAACAAAGATACCTAAAGTTGTTATTTTTTGA